A window from Montipora capricornis isolate CH-2021 chromosome 7, ASM3666992v2, whole genome shotgun sequence encodes these proteins:
- the LOC138055480 gene encoding uncharacterized protein, which yields MLQAARKEIERLEQELDRKNNISQFGLRRFMYDDEMIRFYTGFSSSNVLWSFIDVIKPSAEKMRTWSQVQRGRAKKPGEGIINEVYVNMKKQSLAIEDQLFVWLCKVKLGLFDQDLAVRFNVSISTVSRMIITWSNFLYFTMGCLPLWSSRSQIRKTMPSSFKDSFSNVRVIIDCTEMKVQTPSSLVLHSEFYSSYKSATTFKGLVGITPSGAV from the coding sequence ATGCTCCAGGCAGCTAGGAAAGAGATAGAGAGACTCGAACAGGAACTTGATAGGAAGAACAATATAAGTCAGTTTGGCCTTCGCCGATTTATGTATGATGATGAAATGATCCGGTTTTATACTGGGTTTTCAAGTAGTAATGTGTTATGGTCATTTATAGATGTGATAAAACCATCTGCTGAAAAAATGAGAACGTGGTCTCAAGTTCAACGTGGCAGGGCTAAAAAGCCTGGTGAAGGGATAATTAACGAAGTATATGTAAACATGAAAAAACAGTCCCTTGCTATAGAAGATCAACTGTTCGTGTGGTTGTGTAAGGTCAAGCTAGGCTTATTTGATCAAGATTTGGCTGTCAGATTCAATGTGTCAATTTCTACTGTAAGTAGAATGATTATAACCTGGTCAAacttcctttattttacaatgggATGTTTACCACTATGGTCGAGTAGATCACAGATTAGAAAAACAATGCCGAGTAGTTTTAAAGATAGTTTCAGCAATGTGCGTGTGATCATAGATTGCACAGAAATGAAGGTTCAGACACCTTCCTCTCTTGTGCTTCATTCTGAGTTTTACTCTAGTTACAAAAGTGCAACTACCTTCAAAGGTCTTGTTGGTATTACCCCCAGTGGTGCAGTGTGA